One Thermus sp. CCB_US3_UF1 DNA window includes the following coding sequences:
- the glmM gene encoding phosphoglucosamine mutase has product MRRYFGTDGVRGEAGKPPLTPEFVLKLGQAAGAYFRKQEARPVVLLAKDTRESSDLLEAALAAGLLSQGVRVEHLGVLPTPGVAYLTKALGATAGAMISASHNPYQDNGIKFFGPTGEKLPDEAEAEVEALLEEAHPTRGIGTVGDFREAERMYLDFLLAHAPDLTGLRLGLDLAHGATYRLGPKLFQRAGAEVMAFFNTPDGRNINKGCGSTHPEALARFVVELGLDLGIAFDGDGDRVQFLDRKGRLFHGDHILYLAALAYGERGVVGTVMSNMGLEVALKERGIAFHRAAVGDRYVLETLKAQDLSLGGEPSGHVIFRRHHTTGDGLLTALLTLKALKALGGDLADWYQALPMFPQVLLNVRVADKAKVMAHPRLKEALEEAEARLGGRGRVNVRPSGTEPVVRVMVEAEEGAEALAQELAHLVAALDRE; this is encoded by the coding sequence ATGAGGCGCTACTTCGGCACCGACGGGGTGCGGGGGGAGGCGGGGAAGCCCCCCCTCACCCCAGAGTTCGTCCTGAAACTGGGCCAGGCGGCGGGGGCCTACTTCCGCAAGCAGGAGGCTAGGCCCGTGGTCCTCCTGGCCAAGGACACCCGCGAGTCCTCGGACCTCCTGGAAGCGGCCCTGGCGGCGGGCCTCCTCTCCCAAGGGGTGCGGGTGGAGCACCTGGGGGTCCTGCCCACCCCCGGGGTGGCCTACCTCACCAAGGCCCTGGGGGCCACCGCCGGGGCCATGATCTCCGCCAGCCACAACCCCTACCAGGACAACGGCATCAAGTTCTTCGGCCCCACGGGGGAGAAGCTCCCCGACGAGGCCGAGGCGGAGGTGGAGGCCCTCTTGGAGGAGGCCCACCCCACCCGGGGCATCGGCACCGTGGGGGATTTCCGCGAGGCCGAGCGCATGTACCTGGACTTCCTCCTGGCCCACGCCCCCGACCTCACGGGCCTGCGCCTGGGGCTGGACCTGGCCCACGGGGCCACCTACCGCCTGGGCCCCAAGCTCTTCCAGCGGGCGGGGGCCGAGGTCATGGCCTTCTTCAACACCCCGGACGGGCGGAACATCAACAAGGGGTGCGGCTCCACCCATCCTGAGGCCCTGGCCCGCTTTGTGGTGGAGCTGGGCCTGGACCTGGGCATCGCCTTTGACGGGGACGGGGACCGGGTGCAGTTCCTGGACCGCAAGGGCCGCCTCTTCCATGGGGACCATATCCTCTACCTGGCCGCTTTGGCCTACGGGGAGCGGGGCGTGGTGGGGACGGTGATGAGCAACATGGGCCTCGAGGTGGCCCTGAAGGAACGGGGCATCGCCTTCCACCGGGCGGCGGTGGGGGACCGGTACGTCCTGGAAACCCTCAAGGCGCAGGACCTTTCCCTGGGCGGGGAGCCCTCGGGGCACGTGATCTTCCGCCGCCACCACACCACCGGGGACGGCCTCCTCACCGCCCTCCTCACCCTCAAGGCCCTGAAGGCCCTGGGGGGGGACCTGGCCGACTGGTACCAGGCCCTGCCCATGTTTCCCCAGGTCCTCCTCAACGTGCGCGTGGCCGACAAGGCCAAGGTCATGGCCCACCCCCGGCTGAAGGAGGCCCTGGAGGAGGCGGAGGCCCGGCTTGGGGGAAGGGGCCGGGTCAACGTCCGCCCCTCGGGCACCGAGCCCGTGGTGCGGGTCATGGTGGAGGCCGAGGAGGGGGCCGAGGCCCTGGCCCAGGAGCTGGCCCACCTGGTGGCGGCCCTGGACCGGGAGTAA
- the polA gene encoding DNA polymerase I, whose product MLPLFAPKGRILLVDGHHLAYRTFFALKGLTTSRGEPVQGVYGFAKALLKALKEVKGDGDGVIVVFDAKAPSFRHQAYGAYKAGRAPTPEDFPRQLSLIKELVDLLGLVRLEVPGYEADDVLATLARRAEGEGYEVRILTADRDLYQLLSERVSILHPEGHTITPQWLWEKYGLRPEQWVDYRALSGDPSDNLPGVKGIGEKTAAKLLQEWGSLENLLKNLDRVKPPSIREKIQAHLEDLRLSQDLARVRTDLPLEVDFAGRREPDREGLRAFLERLEFGSLLHEFGLLEGPKAAEEAPWPPPPGAFVGYVLSRPEPMWADLLALAAAQEGRVHRAPEALAGLRALGEVRGLLAKDLAVLALREGLEIPPGDDPMLLAYLLDPSNTSPEGVARRYGGEWAEEAGERALLAERLQAALWARLEGEERLRWLYEEVEKPLSRVLARMEATGVRLDVAYLQALALEVEGEVRRLEEEVFRLAGHPFNLNSRDQLEKVLFDELGLPAIGKTEKTGKRSTSAQVLELLREAHPIVARILEYRELTKLKSTYIDPLPALVHPRTGRLHTRFNQTATATGRLSSSDPNLQNIPVRTPLGQRIRRAFVAEEGWVLVALDYSQIELRVLAHLSGDENLIRVFQEGRDIHTQTASWMFGVPPEAVDPLMRRAAKTINFGVLYGMSAHRLSGELAIPYEEAVAFIERYFQSYPKVRAWIEKTLEEGRRRGYVETLFGRRRYVPDLNARVKSVREAAERMAFNMPVQGTAADLMKLAMVRLFPLLPGVGARMLLQVHDELLLEAPKERAEEVARLAREVMEGVWPLAVPLEVEVGIGEDWLAAKG is encoded by the coding sequence ATGCTGCCCCTTTTCGCGCCCAAGGGCCGGATCCTCCTGGTGGACGGCCACCACCTGGCCTACCGCACCTTCTTCGCCCTTAAGGGCCTCACCACCAGCCGCGGGGAGCCGGTGCAGGGGGTTTATGGCTTCGCCAAGGCCCTCCTCAAGGCCCTCAAAGAGGTTAAGGGGGACGGGGATGGGGTTATCGTGGTCTTTGACGCCAAGGCCCCCTCCTTCCGCCACCAGGCCTACGGGGCCTACAAGGCGGGGCGGGCCCCCACCCCGGAGGACTTTCCCCGGCAGCTTTCCCTCATCAAGGAGCTGGTGGACCTCCTGGGCCTGGTGCGCCTCGAGGTCCCCGGGTACGAGGCCGACGACGTCCTGGCCACCCTGGCCAGGCGGGCCGAGGGGGAGGGGTACGAGGTGCGCATCCTCACCGCCGACCGGGACCTCTACCAGCTCCTTTCCGAGCGGGTTTCCATCCTGCACCCCGAAGGCCACACCATCACCCCCCAGTGGCTTTGGGAAAAGTACGGTCTACGCCCCGAGCAATGGGTGGACTACCGCGCCCTCTCCGGCGACCCTTCCGACAACCTCCCCGGGGTCAAGGGCATCGGGGAGAAGACCGCGGCCAAACTCCTCCAGGAGTGGGGAAGCCTGGAAAACCTCCTTAAGAACCTGGACCGGGTCAAGCCCCCCTCCATCCGGGAGAAGATCCAGGCCCACCTGGAGGACCTAAGGCTATCCCAGGACCTTGCCCGGGTGCGCACCGACCTGCCCCTAGAGGTGGACTTCGCCGGGCGGCGGGAGCCCGACCGGGAGGGGCTTAGGGCCTTTTTGGAGCGGCTGGAGTTCGGCAGCCTCCTCCACGAGTTCGGCCTCCTGGAAGGCCCCAAGGCCGCGGAGGAGGCCCCCTGGCCCCCGCCCCCAGGGGCGTTCGTGGGCTATGTGCTTTCCCGCCCCGAGCCCATGTGGGCCGACCTCCTGGCCCTGGCCGCCGCCCAGGAGGGCCGGGTCCACCGGGCCCCGGAGGCCCTGGCGGGGCTGAGGGCCCTGGGGGAGGTGCGGGGGCTTTTGGCCAAGGACCTGGCGGTGTTGGCCCTGCGGGAGGGGCTGGAGATCCCCCCGGGGGACGACCCCATGCTCCTCGCCTACCTCCTGGACCCCTCCAACACCTCCCCCGAGGGGGTGGCCCGCCGCTACGGGGGGGAGTGGGCGGAGGAGGCCGGGGAGCGGGCCCTCCTTGCCGAAAGGCTCCAGGCCGCCCTCTGGGCCCGCCTCGAGGGGGAGGAGAGGCTCCGCTGGCTTTACGAGGAGGTGGAAAAGCCCCTTTCCCGGGTCCTGGCCCGGATGGAGGCCACGGGGGTCCGGCTGGACGTGGCCTACCTGCAGGCCCTGGCCCTAGAGGTGGAGGGGGAGGTGCGCCGCCTGGAGGAGGAGGTCTTCCGCCTGGCGGGCCACCCCTTCAACCTGAACTCCCGCGACCAACTGGAAAAGGTGCTCTTTGACGAGCTGGGCCTCCCCGCCATCGGCAAGACCGAGAAGACGGGGAAGCGCTCCACCAGCGCCCAGGTCCTGGAGCTTTTGCGGGAGGCCCACCCCATCGTGGCCCGCATCCTGGAGTACCGGGAGCTCACCAAGCTCAAGAGCACCTACATTGACCCCCTCCCCGCCCTGGTCCACCCCAGGACGGGCCGCCTGCACACCCGCTTCAACCAGACGGCCACGGCCACGGGGCGGCTTTCCAGCTCCGACCCCAACCTGCAGAACATCCCCGTGCGCACCCCCTTGGGGCAGCGGATCCGCCGGGCCTTCGTGGCCGAGGAGGGCTGGGTCCTGGTGGCCCTGGACTACAGCCAGATTGAGCTGAGGGTCCTGGCCCACCTCTCGGGGGACGAGAACCTGATCCGGGTCTTCCAGGAGGGGCGGGACATCCACACCCAGACGGCCAGCTGGATGTTCGGCGTGCCCCCCGAGGCCGTGGACCCCCTCATGCGCCGGGCGGCCAAGACCATCAACTTCGGGGTTCTCTACGGCATGTCCGCCCACCGCCTTTCCGGGGAGCTGGCCATCCCCTACGAGGAGGCGGTGGCCTTCATTGAGCGCTACTTCCAAAGCTACCCCAAGGTGCGGGCCTGGATTGAAAAGACCCTGGAGGAAGGGCGGAGGCGCGGGTACGTGGAAACCCTTTTTGGCCGAAGGCGCTACGTCCCCGACCTCAACGCCCGGGTGAAGAGCGTGCGGGAGGCAGCGGAGCGCATGGCCTTCAACATGCCCGTGCAGGGCACCGCCGCCGACCTGATGAAGCTGGCCATGGTGAGGCTCTTCCCCCTGCTGCCAGGGGTGGGGGCCCGGATGCTCCTTCAGGTCCACGACGAGCTCCTCTTGGAGGCCCCCAAGGAGCGGGCCGAGGAGGTGGCCCGCCTGGCCCGGGAGGTGATGGAGGGGGTCTGGCCCCTGGCCGTGCCCCTCGAGGTGGAGGTGGGGATAGGGGAGGACTGGCTTGCCGCCAAGGGCTAG
- a CDS encoding YigZ family protein — protein sequence MARFTLAAPWEVQKLIQKSRFLAKVAPVASEEEALAFLQRHRKPEATHNVYAYKLGPRSRFSDDGEPAGTAGRPVLQAIEAQSLDRVAVLVVRYFGGVKLGAGGLVRAYAGVAAEALRQAPKVPLVERVAVRLLVPFAQVGRAYGVLRGLEVAEAYAPEGVLLTFLVPHSQAEALVRAVGEATRGQARRM from the coding sequence GTGGCCCGCTTCACCCTGGCCGCCCCTTGGGAGGTCCAGAAGCTGATCCAGAAAAGCCGCTTCCTGGCCAAGGTGGCCCCCGTGGCCTCGGAGGAGGAGGCCCTGGCCTTCCTGCAAAGGCACCGAAAGCCGGAGGCCACCCACAACGTCTACGCCTACAAGCTGGGTCCTCGAAGCCGCTTTAGCGACGACGGCGAGCCCGCGGGCACCGCGGGCCGGCCCGTCCTGCAGGCCATAGAGGCCCAGAGCCTGGACCGGGTGGCGGTCCTGGTGGTGCGCTACTTCGGCGGGGTCAAGCTGGGGGCCGGGGGGCTGGTGCGGGCCTACGCCGGGGTGGCGGCGGAGGCCTTGCGGCAGGCCCCCAAGGTGCCCCTGGTGGAGCGGGTGGCCGTGCGCCTCCTGGTGCCCTTTGCCCAGGTGGGCCGGGCCTACGGGGTGCTGCGGGGCCTAGAGGTGGCGGAGGCCTACGCCCCCGAAGGGGTGCTCCTCACCTTCCTCGTCCCCCATTCCCAGGCCGAGGCCCTGGTGCGGGCCGTGGGGGAGGCCACCCGCGGCCAGGCCCGTAGAATGTGA
- the aroE gene encoding shikimate dehydrogenase gives MLRLAVLGHPVAHSLSPAMHRYALESLGLPGRYEAWETPLEALPERLAQVRQGFRGVNLTLPLKEAALPLLDWVAPEARAMGAVNTVLSLEGRLFGFNTDAPGFLAALRAGGIPLVGPALVLGAGGAARAVAYALKGAGLRVWVWNRTPERAQALAEALGLEAVPLERAPEARLLVNATSVGLGDPEATPLPPELFPQEGAAVDLVYRPLWTRFLREARARGLKVQTGLPMLAWQGALAFRIWTGLLPDAAGMERVALKALGED, from the coding sequence ATGCTGCGCCTGGCCGTGCTGGGCCATCCCGTGGCCCACTCCCTTTCCCCCGCCATGCACCGCTACGCCCTGGAGAGCCTGGGGCTTCCCGGGCGGTACGAGGCCTGGGAAACCCCCTTGGAGGCCCTTCCCGAGCGGCTTGCCCAGGTACGGCAGGGCTTCCGCGGGGTGAACCTCACCCTGCCCCTCAAGGAGGCGGCCCTGCCCCTTCTGGACTGGGTGGCCCCGGAGGCCCGGGCCATGGGGGCGGTGAACACCGTGCTCTCCCTGGAGGGCAGGCTCTTCGGCTTCAACACCGACGCCCCAGGGTTCCTGGCCGCCCTCCGGGCCGGGGGCATCCCCCTGGTTGGCCCCGCCCTGGTCCTGGGGGCGGGGGGGGCGGCCCGGGCCGTGGCCTACGCCCTCAAGGGGGCGGGGCTAAGGGTCTGGGTCTGGAACCGCACCCCGGAGAGGGCCCAGGCCCTGGCGGAAGCCCTTGGCCTGGAGGCGGTCCCCCTGGAGCGGGCCCCAGAGGCCCGCCTCCTGGTGAACGCCACCTCCGTGGGCCTCGGAGACCCCGAGGCCACCCCCCTGCCCCCGGAGCTCTTCCCCCAGGAGGGGGCGGCGGTGGACCTGGTCTACCGCCCCTTGTGGACCCGCTTCCTCAGGGAGGCCAGGGCCCGGGGCCTGAAGGTCCAGACCGGGCTTCCCATGCTGGCCTGGCAGGGGGCCCTGGCCTTCCGCATCTGGACCGGCCTCCTGCCCGACGCTGCCGGGATGGAGCGGGTGGCCCTGAAGGCCCTGGGGGAGGACTAG
- a CDS encoding nodulation protein NfeD, with product MRAVKRLLALWFLLALAWGKTYLVPIQGEIDPALAVFVEQALSRAEREGASAVAFLIDTPGGRVDAAIRISDRILQTPLPTLAVVQNAFSAGALIALSCRQIAMLPGSEIGAALPVVAPPLGQPQAADQKVISALKGKFRAVAEARGRPVELAEAMVDPAKEIPGLSAKGEPLTLSADKAVELKVADFRAASLPEALRQAGLSPETERLEPGPRVQVARFLTSSTVAGLLLALGLLLLLLELFTPGFGVMGALGLAFLALYFAGGWLAGLSGAFELLLFFLGVALLLAEAFLFPGFGLAGALGVGAILASVYFTFGENALVVIAIAVIALGLGLLLVFRFLPRTRPARALVLESAISEHATEEAVAVGSVGTALTDLRPGGVARFGGRRVDVVANRGFIPKGTPIRVVEVRGPTVLVEALEE from the coding sequence ATGAGGGCGGTGAAAAGGCTCCTCGCCCTCTGGTTCCTCCTGGCCCTGGCCTGGGGCAAGACCTACCTGGTCCCCATCCAGGGGGAGATTGACCCGGCCCTGGCGGTCTTTGTGGAACAGGCCCTCTCCCGGGCAGAACGGGAAGGGGCGAGCGCCGTGGCCTTCCTCATAGATACCCCGGGGGGCCGGGTGGACGCCGCCATCCGCATCTCCGACCGCATCCTCCAGACCCCCTTGCCCACCCTGGCCGTGGTGCAAAACGCCTTCTCCGCCGGGGCCCTGATTGCCCTTTCCTGCCGCCAGATCGCCATGCTGCCCGGCTCGGAGATCGGGGCGGCCCTGCCCGTGGTGGCCCCGCCCCTGGGCCAGCCCCAGGCGGCGGACCAGAAGGTGATCTCCGCCCTCAAGGGCAAGTTCCGCGCGGTGGCCGAGGCCCGGGGGCGGCCCGTGGAGCTGGCCGAGGCCATGGTGGACCCGGCCAAGGAGATCCCCGGCCTCTCGGCCAAGGGGGAGCCCCTCACCCTCTCCGCGGACAAGGCGGTGGAGCTCAAGGTGGCGGACTTCCGCGCGGCCAGCCTGCCCGAGGCCCTGCGCCAGGCGGGCCTGAGCCCGGAGACGGAGCGCCTCGAGCCCGGCCCCCGGGTCCAGGTGGCCCGTTTCCTCACCAGCTCCACCGTGGCCGGCCTCCTCCTGGCCCTGGGGCTTCTCCTCTTGCTCCTGGAGCTCTTCACCCCCGGCTTTGGGGTCATGGGGGCCCTGGGCTTGGCCTTCTTGGCCCTCTACTTCGCTGGGGGTTGGCTGGCGGGGCTTTCTGGGGCCTTTGAGCTCCTCCTCTTCTTCCTGGGGGTGGCCCTCCTGCTGGCCGAGGCCTTCCTCTTCCCCGGCTTCGGCCTGGCCGGGGCCCTGGGGGTGGGGGCCATCCTGGCCTCGGTCTACTTCACCTTTGGGGAGAACGCCCTGGTGGTGATCGCCATCGCGGTGATCGCCCTGGGCCTAGGGCTTCTTCTCGTTTTCCGCTTCCTGCCCAGGACCCGCCCGGCCAGGGCCTTGGTGCTGGAGAGCGCCATCTCCGAGCACGCCACGGAGGAGGCGGTGGCCGTGGGTTCGGTGGGCACCGCCCTCACCGACCTGAGGCCGGGGGGCGTGGCCCGCTTTGGCGGGCGGCGCGTGGACGTGGTGGCCAACCGGGGCTTCATCCCCAAGGGCACCCCCATCCGGGTGGTGGAGGTGCGGGGGCCCACGGTGCTGGTGGAGGCATTGGAGGAATAG
- the floA gene encoding flotillin-like protein FloA (flotillin-like protein involved in membrane lipid rafts): MEGLGVLFLAFIVLILVFLFFSFIPVGLWISAWAAGVRVPLLTLVAMRLRRVPPARIIYPLIKATKAGLDVRLDRLEAHYLAGGNVDRVVDALIAADKAGIKLTFDRAAAIDLAGRDVLEAVRVSVNPKVIQTPMVAAVAKDGIQLLATARVTVRANIDRLVGGAGEETIIARVGEGIVTTIGSALSHKEVLENPDRISKTVLEKGLDAGTAFEILSVDIADVDVGKNIGAQLQIDQAEADKKIAQAKAEERRAMAVAAEQENRALVEAMRAKLVEAQAQVPLALAEALREGNLGVMDYYRLKNIEADTDMRESISRAAKPEGEE; the protein is encoded by the coding sequence ATGGAAGGACTCGGTGTGCTCTTTTTGGCCTTTATCGTTCTCATCCTGGTGTTTCTCTTCTTCAGCTTCATCCCCGTGGGCCTGTGGATCTCCGCCTGGGCCGCGGGGGTGCGGGTACCCCTCCTGACCCTGGTGGCCATGCGCCTAAGGCGCGTCCCCCCGGCCAGGATCATCTACCCCCTCATCAAGGCCACCAAGGCCGGGCTGGACGTGCGGCTGGACCGCCTCGAGGCCCACTACCTGGCGGGGGGGAATGTGGACCGGGTGGTGGACGCCCTGATCGCCGCCGACAAGGCGGGCATCAAGCTCACCTTTGACCGGGCGGCGGCCATTGACCTGGCGGGGCGGGACGTGCTGGAAGCGGTGCGGGTTTCCGTGAACCCCAAGGTGATCCAGACCCCCATGGTGGCCGCGGTGGCCAAGGACGGGATCCAGCTTTTGGCCACGGCCCGGGTGACGGTGCGGGCCAACATCGACCGCCTGGTGGGCGGGGCCGGGGAGGAGACCATCATCGCCCGGGTAGGCGAGGGCATCGTGACCACCATCGGCTCCGCCCTCTCCCACAAGGAAGTGCTGGAAAACCCCGACCGCATCTCCAAAACGGTCCTGGAAAAGGGGCTGGACGCGGGCACCGCCTTTGAGATCCTTTCCGTGGACATCGCCGACGTGGACGTGGGCAAGAACATCGGGGCCCAGCTGCAGATCGACCAGGCGGAGGCCGACAAGAAGATCGCCCAGGCCAAGGCGGAGGAACGCCGGGCCATGGCCGTGGCCGCGGAGCAGGAAAACCGGGCCCTGGTGGAGGCCATGCGGGCCAAGCTGGTGGAGGCCCAGGCCCAGGTGCCCCTGGCCCTGGCCGAGGCCCTGCGGGAGGGGAACCTGGGGGTTATGGACTACTACCGCCTGAAGAACATCGAGGCCGACACGGACATGCGGGAGTCCATCAGCCGGGCGGCCAAGCCCGAGGGTGAGGAATGA
- a CDS encoding PhoH family protein, whose product MARNPEEAQRLVIPLKPEETLAFLGQADRNLKKLRSLLREAFGEGLKLVVRGEAVELSGDKEAVAVAERAIRDLLALLRQGAELDEPTLEQAVGLALQGEGLYRATTPETELALPGRLRPKTPGQRRYVEAIAAHDITFGVGPAGTGKTYLAVAMAVSHLRARKVKRIVLTRPAVEAGEKLGFLPGDIQAKVDPYLRPLYDALFDMIDAERFEQYLQSGIIEVAPLAFMRGRTLNDAFIILDEAQNTTPEQMKMFLTRMGFSSKMVITGDVTQIDLPKHQKSGLIEATRILKGIEGIAFIYFKESDVVRHPLVARIIKAYEDAERGGDRSQ is encoded by the coding sequence ATGGCACGAAATCCTGAAGAAGCCCAAAGGCTGGTAATCCCCCTGAAGCCCGAGGAAACCCTGGCCTTTTTGGGCCAGGCCGACCGCAACCTAAAAAAGCTCCGCAGCCTCCTGCGCGAGGCCTTTGGCGAAGGCCTGAAGCTGGTGGTGCGGGGGGAGGCGGTGGAGCTTTCCGGGGACAAGGAGGCGGTGGCGGTGGCGGAAAGGGCCATCCGCGACCTCTTGGCCCTCCTGCGCCAGGGGGCGGAGCTGGACGAGCCCACCCTGGAGCAGGCGGTGGGCCTGGCCCTCCAGGGGGAGGGGCTGTACCGGGCCACCACCCCGGAGACGGAGCTGGCCTTGCCCGGGCGGCTCCGCCCCAAGACCCCGGGGCAGAGGCGGTACGTGGAGGCCATCGCCGCCCACGACATCACCTTCGGCGTGGGCCCGGCGGGCACGGGCAAGACCTACCTGGCGGTGGCCATGGCCGTGAGCCACCTGCGCGCCCGCAAGGTGAAGCGCATCGTCCTCACCCGGCCCGCGGTGGAGGCGGGGGAGAAGCTGGGCTTCTTGCCCGGGGACATCCAGGCCAAGGTGGACCCCTACCTACGCCCCCTTTACGACGCCCTCTTTGACATGATCGACGCCGAGCGCTTTGAGCAGTACCTGCAGTCGGGCATCATCGAGGTGGCCCCCCTGGCCTTCATGCGGGGGCGGACCCTGAACGACGCCTTCATCATCCTGGATGAGGCCCAGAACACCACCCCGGAGCAGATGAAGATGTTCCTGACCCGCATGGGCTTCTCCTCCAAGATGGTCATCACCGGGGACGTGACCCAGATCGACCTGCCCAAGCACCAGAAATCCGGCCTCATTGAGGCCACAAGGATCCTCAAGGGCATTGAGGGGATCGCCTTCATCTACTTCAAGGAGTCGGACGTGGTGCGCCACCCCCTGGTGGCCCGCATCATCAAGGCCTACGAGGACGCCGAGCGTGGTGGAGATCGTAGCCAATAA
- the ybeY gene encoding rRNA maturation RNase YbeY, translating to MVEIVANKRPPRGLRPRLRRALAALMGELGVGDKAVTVILTGDRRLRALKRAWWGEDEATDVLSFPHYEPGDPFIPPHLGDIWISLDTAKKQAEARGASLEEEVLVLAAHGLFHLLGHDHQKEEDWAGFHRVQERILTL from the coding sequence GTGGTGGAGATCGTAGCCAATAAGAGGCCCCCCCGGGGCCTAAGGCCCAGGCTCCGCCGGGCCCTCGCCGCCCTCATGGGCGAGCTCGGGGTGGGGGACAAGGCGGTCACGGTGATCCTCACGGGGGACCGCCGCCTTAGGGCCCTCAAGCGGGCCTGGTGGGGGGAGGACGAGGCCACGGACGTCCTCTCCTTCCCCCACTACGAGCCCGGGGACCCCTTCATCCCCCCCCACCTGGGGGACATCTGGATCAGCCTGGACACGGCCAAGAAGCAGGCGGAGGCCCGGGGGGCCTCCTTGGAGGAGGAGGTCCTGGTCTTGGCCGCCCACGGCCTCTTCCACCTCCTGGGCCACGACCACCAGAAGGAGGAGGATTGGGCCGGGTTCCACCGCGTCCAAGAGAGGATCCTCACCCTCTAA
- a CDS encoding diacylglycerol kinase has product MGRVPPRPREDPHPLKGVVRSFGYAWEGVVYAWRVQRNFRLEVYLGLLALGLSLWLGVSPVPVLLLIALVLSLELLNTALEALTDLASPVYHPLAKRAKDTAAAAVLLASLLALLVGLYLFLPPLLGRLGLS; this is encoded by the coding sequence TTGGGCCGGGTTCCACCGCGTCCAAGAGAGGATCCTCACCCTCTAAAGGGGGTGGTCCGCTCCTTCGGCTACGCCTGGGAAGGGGTGGTCTACGCCTGGCGGGTGCAGCGCAACTTCCGCCTCGAGGTCTACCTGGGCCTCCTGGCCCTGGGCCTCAGCCTTTGGCTTGGGGTGAGCCCGGTGCCCGTCCTCCTCCTCATCGCCCTGGTCCTTTCCCTGGAGCTCCTCAACACCGCCCTCGAGGCCCTAACCGACCTGGCGAGCCCCGTCTACCATCCCCTGGCCAAGCGGGCCAAGGACACCGCCGCAGCCGCCGTGCTCCTGGCCAGCCTCCTGGCCCTCCTGGTGGGCCTATACCTCTTCCTCCCCCCCCTGCTGGGCCGCCTTGGGCTAAGCTAG
- a CDS encoding GreA/GreB family elongation factor, which translates to MAREVKLTKAGYERLMKQLEQERERLQQATQILQELMESSDDYDDSGLEAAKQEKARIEARIDSLEDVLSRAVILEEATGEVIGLGSVVELEDPVTGERLSVQVVSPAEASVLEVPMKISDASPMGKALLGHRVGDVLSLETPKGKKEFRVVAVHG; encoded by the coding sequence ATGGCGCGCGAAGTGAAGCTGACCAAGGCCGGGTACGAACGGCTCATGAAGCAGCTGGAGCAGGAGCGGGAACGGCTGCAGCAGGCCACCCAGATCCTGCAGGAGCTCATGGAGTCCTCCGACGATTACGACGACTCGGGCCTGGAGGCAGCCAAGCAGGAAAAGGCCCGGATTGAGGCCCGGATTGACTCCCTGGAAGACGTCCTCTCCCGGGCGGTCATCCTGGAAGAGGCCACGGGCGAGGTCATCGGCCTGGGCTCGGTGGTGGAGCTGGAGGACCCCGTCACTGGGGAGCGCCTCTCCGTCCAGGTGGTCTCCCCGGCAGAGGCCAGCGTCCTGGAAGTCCCCATGAAGATCTCTGACGCCTCCCCCATGGGCAAGGCCCTCCTCGGCCACCGGGTGGGGGATGTCTTGTCCTTGGAAACCCCCAAGGGCAAGAAGGAATTCCGCGTGGTGGCCGTGCACGGTTAG